In the Paenibacillus sp. FSL H7-0357 genome, one interval contains:
- a CDS encoding MBL fold metallo-hydrolase, translating into MRKPEIKIRDSGIIQISVPMAPPLRQVNSYLLPDRDGNYTVIDPGPHTLEAELAWQEVMQELDFSWDKVHGVVVTHHHPDHYGLAGWMQTRSGSKVWISERAHAEARMTWGAEATLNETLPLQFLRHGMPEHLIQGIREHLEGFLPEVTPQPEVTYINAATPFPMGDREWQPLVTGGHAPGHVSFYHGGSGLMLCGDAVLPQISPNVSLQPGSDPQPLLTFMEGLRALRSYPVVMAFPGHREPFAGFAERLDSLLRHHEERLDATAALLGEGPLSGFAVCEAMFRSRVTSAHQLRFAMGETLAHLAELVRRERAAVIEPAPGTGGSVLFAALSP; encoded by the coding sequence ATGCGAAAGCCGGAAATCAAGATAAGGGACAGCGGCATTATCCAGATTTCGGTGCCGATGGCCCCGCCGCTGCGCCAGGTGAACAGCTATCTATTGCCAGACCGGGACGGCAACTATACGGTGATCGACCCCGGCCCGCATACGCTTGAGGCGGAGCTGGCTTGGCAGGAGGTTATGCAGGAGCTGGACTTCTCTTGGGACAAGGTGCACGGTGTTGTTGTCACACACCATCATCCCGACCATTACGGACTGGCCGGCTGGATGCAAACCCGCAGCGGCAGCAAGGTGTGGATATCGGAACGGGCTCATGCGGAAGCCCGGATGACCTGGGGAGCGGAGGCCACTCTGAACGAGACGCTGCCGCTCCAGTTCCTCCGGCATGGAATGCCGGAGCATTTGATTCAGGGGATCAGGGAGCATCTGGAGGGCTTCCTTCCAGAGGTAACCCCGCAGCCGGAGGTTACCTATATAAATGCTGCCACCCCTTTTCCGATGGGGGACCGTGAGTGGCAGCCGCTGGTTACCGGCGGGCATGCGCCGGGACATGTGTCGTTTTATCACGGCGGCAGCGGGCTTATGCTCTGCGGCGATGCTGTGCTGCCGCAAATCTCGCCCAATGTCAGCCTGCAGCCCGGCAGTGATCCGCAGCCGCTGCTGACCTTCATGGAGGGGCTGCGTGCGCTGCGCAGCTACCCGGTGGTGATGGCGTTCCCGGGGCACCGGGAACCGTTCGCCGGCTTTGCGGAGCGGCTGGACAGCCTGCTCCGCCATCACGAGGAGCGGCTGGATGCCACAGCCGCCCTGCTGGGTGAAGGCCCGCTGAGCGGATTCGCCGTCTGCGAGGCTATGTTCCGCAGCCGCGTAACCAGCGCGCATCAGCTGCGCTTTGCCATGGGCGAGACGCTGGCGCATCTCGCCGAGCTGGTGCGCCGGGAGCGGGCGGCAGTAATAGAGCCTGCTCCCGGGACGGGTGGCAGCGTGCTGTTCGCTGCTCTGAGCCCGTAG
- a CDS encoding GerMN domain-containing protein, which yields MKHMKQIRNLSAVCLLTVPLALSGCGLFGSESAAVDPPPGEVEAQMLEVSGTTELDSGVFAPLASEEKEAVADKDAKAAAPAEAGERTTVFLEDGNGLLAPVSLSLPKGESSAMLKDSLTALVSKGAYASSLPEGFQGVLPAGTEVKSVSVDKDKLAVVEFNSTFNDYDPLEERKILEAITWTLTGQEGIKGVQLWVEGKKLTEMPLLGIPLDRALTRSMGINLPKHGTPLMNSSAVTVYFSAAAPDGVHQYYVPVTRFVPAGEEPLKAALNELIAGPESGNGLEMVMTQETVLDSVKAGQNGVVTVSLTDDMFADSKNVPNEFLESVVLTVAQNAEDAPVQIRLNGKETVTGSNNVDYGKPVSAPEYVNELPL from the coding sequence ATGAAACATATGAAGCAAATCCGCAATCTTTCGGCGGTTTGTCTGCTGACGGTTCCACTTGCACTGTCCGGCTGCGGTCTGTTTGGCTCAGAGTCGGCAGCGGTTGATCCGCCGCCGGGAGAAGTTGAGGCGCAAATGCTGGAGGTTAGCGGAACTACCGAGCTGGATTCCGGGGTGTTCGCACCGCTTGCCTCGGAAGAAAAAGAAGCTGTAGCTGATAAGGATGCCAAAGCAGCCGCACCGGCAGAGGCCGGGGAGCGGACAACCGTCTTTCTCGAAGATGGCAACGGATTGCTTGCCCCTGTATCGCTTAGCCTGCCGAAAGGCGAGAGCTCTGCTATGCTAAAGGATTCGCTCACGGCACTGGTCAGCAAGGGAGCCTACGCTTCGTCTTTGCCGGAAGGTTTTCAGGGTGTGCTTCCTGCCGGAACGGAAGTGAAGAGTGTCTCCGTGGATAAAGATAAGCTGGCCGTTGTCGAGTTCAACTCTACCTTTAACGACTACGATCCGCTGGAGGAGCGCAAAATTCTCGAAGCAATTACCTGGACATTAACCGGCCAGGAGGGCATTAAGGGCGTGCAGCTCTGGGTTGAAGGCAAGAAATTGACAGAAATGCCGCTGCTCGGCATCCCGCTGGACCGTGCGCTGACACGCAGCATGGGCATTAATCTGCCGAAGCATGGAACACCGCTGATGAATTCCAGCGCAGTTACGGTTTATTTTTCCGCTGCAGCCCCTGATGGCGTTCATCAGTATTATGTGCCTGTAACCCGGTTTGTACCCGCGGGAGAAGAGCCGCTGAAAGCAGCCTTGAACGAACTGATTGCCGGACCGGAATCCGGAAACGGCCTGGAGATGGTAATGACCCAGGAAACCGTGCTCGACTCGGTGAAAGCGGGGCAGAATGGTGTAGTTACAGTCTCTTTGACCGACGATATGTTTGCGGACAGCAAAAATGTTCCCAATGAGTTTTTGGAATCCGTAGTGCTGACAGTCGCGCAAAATGCCGAAGATGCTCCGGTCCAGATTCGCCTGAACGGCAAGGAGACAGTCACCGGAAGCAATAATGTTGATTACGGCAAGCCGGTTTCCGCTCCGGAATATGTGAACGAGCTGCCGTTATAA
- a CDS encoding class I SAM-dependent methyltransferase, with amino-acid sequence MSEWYEESFGEDYLIVYRHRDFGGARREVEKMIDWLALPHGAKVLDLCCGMGRHSLALSEAGYEVTGVDLSEALLREARSQKGAGSVTWIRSDMRKLPLDGGFDAVVNLFTSFGYFEEDEEQVKVLREIHRMLKPGGKFIIDFLNPAYVIRHLVPHSIREDGDNLIDESRRIENGYVMKDIILTSKTNQTPRRYHERVKLYSLEQFSKMIAAAELRLEAVHGCYDESDYDAESSTRMIFRGIRT; translated from the coding sequence ATGAGTGAGTGGTATGAAGAGAGCTTTGGAGAAGACTATTTAATTGTCTACAGACACAGGGACTTCGGAGGGGCACGCCGCGAAGTGGAAAAGATGATCGACTGGCTTGCGCTTCCCCATGGCGCCAAAGTGCTGGATCTCTGCTGCGGGATGGGGCGTCATTCGCTGGCACTCTCGGAGGCCGGGTACGAGGTTACCGGTGTAGATTTATCCGAGGCGTTGCTGAGGGAGGCGCGTTCCCAGAAGGGAGCCGGATCGGTGACCTGGATACGCTCCGATATGCGGAAGCTGCCGCTGGATGGCGGTTTTGACGCAGTGGTTAACCTGTTTACTTCCTTCGGTTATTTTGAGGAGGATGAGGAACAGGTGAAGGTGCTGCGGGAAATTCACCGGATGCTTAAGCCGGGCGGCAAGTTTATTATAGATTTCCTTAACCCTGCTTATGTGATCCGCCATCTTGTACCACATTCCATTCGTGAGGATGGAGACAATCTCATTGATGAGTCACGCCGGATCGAAAACGGTTATGTGATGAAAGATATCATTCTTACCTCCAAAACAAATCAGACGCCCCGCCGCTACCATGAACGGGTAAAGCTCTATTCGCTGGAACAGTTCAGCAAGATGATCGCAGCCGCAGAACTGCGCCTCGAAGCTGTGCATGGCTGCTACGATGAAAGCGACTATGATGCAGAAAGCTCAACCCGGATGATCTTCCGGGGGATCCGGACTTAG
- a CDS encoding phosphatidylglycerophosphatase A family protein: protein MADAKIPYSLNSKAVAEATKVWMHKRGVTVTEIAELVMLLQKKYYPNLTMEECVHNVEMVLSKREVQNAVLTGIQLDVLAEEGKLLPPLQDMIENDEGLYGVDEILAFSIVNVYGSIGFTNYGYVDKLKPGVLERLNDKTTGEIHTFLDDIVGAVAAAASSRIAHRKQAEREQELGLPHAPEDVEEAAKKPAAGSDLPE, encoded by the coding sequence ATGGCTGATGCAAAAATCCCTTACAGTCTCAACAGCAAGGCCGTTGCGGAAGCAACTAAAGTCTGGATGCACAAACGCGGAGTGACCGTTACAGAAATTGCCGAGCTGGTCATGCTCCTGCAAAAGAAATATTATCCGAATCTGACGATGGAGGAATGTGTCCATAACGTTGAGATGGTACTCAGCAAACGTGAAGTGCAGAATGCAGTGCTGACCGGTATCCAGCTGGATGTGCTGGCAGAGGAAGGCAAGCTGCTTCCCCCGCTGCAGGACATGATTGAGAACGATGAAGGATTGTACGGCGTCGATGAAATCCTCGCTTTTTCCATCGTGAATGTGTACGGAAGCATAGGCTTCACCAATTATGGTTATGTAGATAAACTGAAGCCCGGCGTGCTCGAACGGCTCAATGACAAAACGACCGGAGAGATCCATACGTTCTTGGATGACATCGTAGGCGCTGTAGCCGCTGCCGCCAGCAGCCGTATCGCTCACCGGAAACAAGCAGAGCGCGAACAGGAGCTTGGCCTGCCCCATGCACCCGAAGATGTTGAAGAAGCTGCCAAGAAACCAGCGGCTGGCAGCGACTTGCCGGAGTGA